A stretch of Anolis sagrei isolate rAnoSag1 chromosome X, rAnoSag1.mat, whole genome shotgun sequence DNA encodes these proteins:
- the TMEM200B gene encoding transmembrane protein 200B: MTMSTAGGSETKSTMKKQNPPEKKPAGAATPSRWHRHRFRRKVPSEVIVKGQLRMRSPSGAFVMVGVSVVLVGMTIAVIGYWPYRSRSGGSRPGNSNGTDEIKKEVRIVPHPILHSEKLKLIGPVIMGIGLFIFICANTMLYENRDMETRLLMQRELYSLGTGLPLNTSKTSGYFQGRPSPPTLQASAECVEGCYEVDLSSSGFQSYSSPMKKWASNCSSKRLQATTQLLHHNSISPSLSFLSIHSDSGNAVPENVACPSTQGTESFASTSVNTLSLPLIKLNSCLFEKQGVSHMIVQDVEGNAVKLPEEEEEIQRLSWTLQTDRNSRAPRRHELSDSHVVIDVDNELPSATSAEKCLHPPYIKREFGSTTQVSISGHSKSLDLGQQKVLLMASVNNKKNRSWPRLDHIGLVNYAKLESKGESSDRLLETMREPTRGKSKHASGELDTDISIGM; this comes from the coding sequence ATGACAATGTCTACAGCTGGAGGTTCTGAGACTAAAAGCACAATGAAGAAACAGAACCCACCTGAGAAGAAGCCGGCAGGAGCAGCCACCCCTTCCCGGTGGCACCGCCACAGGTTTCGGCGCAAAGTCCCCTCTGAAGTGATTGTAAAGGGGCAGCTTCGCATGCGCTCCCCCTCTGGAGCCTTTGTGATGGTGGGTGTCTCTGTCGTCTTGGTGGGCATGACCATCGCGGTCATTGGGTACTGGCCTTATCGTTCTAGGTCTGGAGGCAGTAGGCCAGGGAATTCCAACGGCACAGATGAGATCAAGAAGGAAGTGCGTATTGTTCCACATCCCATCCTTCACAGTGAGAAGCTGAAGCTCATTGGGCCTGTGATCATGGGCATTGGACTCTTCATCTTTATCTGTGCAAACACCATGCTGTATGAGAACCGAGATATGGAAACCCGTTTGTTGATGCAGAGGGAACTCTACTCCTTGGGGACGGGTCTGCCACTGAACACAAGCAAAACGAGTGGCTACTTTCAGGGAAGGCCCAGTCCCCCCACACTCCAGGCCAGTGCGGAATGTGTGGAAGGTTGCTATGAGGTGGACCTCTCTTCTAGTGGCTTCCAGTCATACTCCAGCCCTATGAAGAAATGGGCCAGCAACTGCAGCTCCAAAAGGCTTCAGGCTACCACCCAGCTCCTTCACCACAACAGCATCtcgccttccctttccttcctgagcATCCACTCAGACTCTGGGAATGCAGTGCCAGAAAACGTGGCCTGCCCTTCCACACAAGGAACTGAATCATTCGCCTCCACATCTGTCAACACCTTGTCACTGCCTCTCATTAAACTCAACAGTTGTCTTTTTGAAAAACAAGGCGTTTCTCATATGATTGTGCAGGATGTGGAAGGAAATGCTGTTAAGttgccagaggaggaggaggagatccaGAGGCTCTCCTGGACTCTTCAAACAGATCGCAATAGTAGGGCTCCCCGAAGACATGAACTCAGTGACAGTCATGTAGTTATTGATGTGGACAATGAGCTTCCTTCTGCCACATCAGCTGAAAAATGCCTGCACCCTCCATACATAAAAAGAGAATTTGGTTCAACCACTCAGGTCTCCATTTCAGGTCATTCCAAGTCCCTAGATCTTGGCCAACAGAAGGTGCTCTTAATGGCATCAGTCAACAATAAGAAAAACAGGAGCTGGCCTAGACTTGACCACATTGGCCTAGTCAACTATGCAAAATTGGAAAGCAAGGGCGAGTCTTCCGATAGGCTGTTGGAGACGATGAGAGAGCCTACCAGGGGGAAAAGCAAACATGCATCTGGGGAACTGGACACAGACATAAGCATTGGAATGTGA